CCGGCACCCCGACGCACTCGAAGACGACCGGCCCGGTGATGTCGGCGGCGCCGAGCGCGTCCGCGGCCCGGTAGAGGTGCACCCAACCGGGCAGGCGGCGCAGCCTGCGCATCGAGTCGACGGCATGGTCGAGCACCTGGGGTGCCGAGCGCATCCACCCCGCCGCGGCAGCGGCGTCGTACGGCGACTCCTCGGCGGGGTCGACGACCGTGTCGGCGCCGCAGGCCAGGGCCAGCGCGCGCCGACCGGCGGAGTAGTCGGAGGCCACGATGCGACGCACCCCGCGGGCCTTGAGCTGCAGGATGACCGCGAGCCCGACCGGGCCGCACCCGAGCACCACCGCGACGTCCTTGCGGCCCACGTCGCCGCGGTTGACCGCGTGCAGCGCCACCGCCATCGGCTCGGTGAGCACCGCGGTCTCGGCGTCCAGGCCGTTGGGCACCTTGAAGCTGAGCGCGCCCTCGACGAGCACCTGCTCGGCGTACCCGCCCGGTGCGCGCGGCGACAGTCCGGTCGGGTGGACCCCGGCGCTGTCGCGCACCAGCGGGAACGGGACCACCAGGTCGCCCTCGCGCAGCCCGCGCCCCGCGCCCCGGCCGCGTCCGACGACCTCGCCGACGATCTCGTGGCCCAGCACGACGTGGTTGTCGCGGCGGATCGAGTGCGCGTAGCCGAGCTCGTCCATCACCTCGGCCAGCGCGTCACCGTGCTCCTTGGCGTGCAGGTCGGAGCCGCAGATGCCGCAGCGGCGCACCGCCAGCACCAGCTGCCCGCGCCCCGGGGCGGGGTCCGGCAGGTCGACGACCTCGAGCCGCCCGGCGTGGCAGTCGACCGCCCTCATCGGCCGCCCCCGCTCGTCGTGGTCGGGCGGTTGCTGGGCTGGGGGGAGGGCATCCGCGCAGTATGCCGCCCGGGTCGTGGTCCCGGTCGTGGTTCGGGTCGTGTGGCTGACGACGCGCCAGGGCGCGTCCACGGGCCACGACCCAGGCCACGACCCGGGGGCCGGCTCAGGCCGCCAGCACCGGGTCGGGGGCCGGGGTGGCGAGGAGGACCGGACGGGGCCGGCGGACCGAGAGGGCGAGCAGCACGCTGAGGGAGGAGACGGTGCACACGACGCCGAAGGCCAGCCCGCCGACCAGCAGCCCGGGCAGGCTCTCCCCGAACCACACCAGGCCCTGCACCAGCAGCAGCCACCAGGTCAGCGGGGCGATGCCGGCCAGGGACGGGCCGCGCCACGCCCCGACGGCCTGCGGCAGGAAGACCAGCAGCGACCCCAGGCCCAGGGCGGTGCCCAGGAGCGCGGGCTGCCGGGTGCCGACGACCAGGAGCACCAGCATCCAGGCCATCGGGACGAGGCAGGCGCGGGTGCGGGGGAGCCCGCGCACGGCCAGCACGGTCATCGCCGTCCACACCAGCCAGGCCAGCAGGTTGCCGACCAGCAGCCCGGTGGCGCCGGCCCCGGAGAGGTAGACCGTCCAGGCGGCGTGGTTGACCAGTCCGGCGAGCAGGGCCGGCAGGGACAGACCGGACGGGTCGCCGGTGCGCAGCAGGCGCCCGAGCTGGGGCAGGCAGGGGACGACGCCGATGGCGACGACCAGGCAGGTGTAGGTGGAGTCGACGAACGCGAGCACGGAGGACCTCGGGGCGAGCGGGCCCGACCGGGGCGCGCACGACAGCGACCCACCAGGACCCCCGGCGCGCGGCAGCGCGGACGGGAACCTCGGGCAGGCCGGGGCGAGCGGGACACGGACGAGCGGACGGGACGGGACGTGGGTGGCGCCGCGGTCGGTCCCGGAGCGCGGAGCGCTCCCGGCCGACCCCCAGGTGACGTCGTACTCGCCGGCCGTGTGGCCTCGTCGTTCTGTCGGGCTGGTGGTGCTGGTGCCGGGGAGAACTGTACGACCTCGCCACCCCTGCTCCGCACGATTTCCGCGCACCCCCGACCCAGGCACGGCGTGGGATGCGTCACGCCACCCCGGGCGGCAGGTGAGCCGACCGGGGTGAGCACATGGTTACGATGCCGAGGGCGGCACCCGGCCGTCCTGGGCGCACGAGGGGGTGACCGCCCGTGTCGACGTCCATGCTCAGTGAGCAGCAGGTGCTGCCCGCCGAGCCGCGCAGCGCCCAGGTGGCGCGTCGCCTCGTACGTCGCATGCTCGAGGAGGCCGGTGCGCCGCACCTGGCCGAGGCCACCGAGCTGGCCGTCTCCGAGCTGGTCACCAACGCCGTGGTCCACGCCGGCGGCGACGTCCACCTGAAGGTGCGCTGCGATCCCCGCCTGGTGCGGGTCGAGGTCGGCGACGCCAGCACGCACCGGCCCGTGCCCCGCAGCTGGACCACCACCTCGGGCACCGGGCGCGGCCTGCACCTGCTCACCGACTACGTCGACGCGTGGGACGTGGAGATCCACCCCGGGGTCGGCAAGACGGTGTGGTTCGAGATCGGCGAGAGCACCGCGACGAGCGGCCACGGCGAGGGCGCGCCGTCCGACCACGGGCTCGTCGGGGTCCTCGACGTCGAGCTGCTCGAGGTGCCGCTGCTGATGCACCGCGCCTGGCAGGAGCACGCCACCGGGCTGCTGCGCGAGCACCTGCTGCTGCGCCTCGAGACCGACCCGCGGGCCCTCGACGACCACGCCGCCGCCAGCGACGCCCTGAGCCTGCTGCACGAGCAGCTGCCCCTGCCCCGCCTCTTCCACGAGGACGACGTGCTGATGTCCGAGGCGGTCGAGCCCGGCGTCACCGAGAGCCGGTTGGTGCTGCAGGTGCCGGCCGCGTCGGTGCCCCACTTCGCCGTGCTGGCCAGCACGCTGGGCTCCGCCCTCGCCGCCGCCCGCGCGGGGCACCTGCTGGCCCCGCCGACCCAGCCCGAGATCGAGCGGATGCGCGACTGGCTCTGCGGCGAGGTCCTCGGCCAGGCGCAGGGCGCGACCCCGAACCCGTGGCGCAGCACCGGCATGGACCTGGCCGGGCCGTCGCGGTCCCCGCTGCTCGGCCGCGCGAGCGTCGCCCGGCTGGTCGGCTCGGCGACGGTGCTGGTGGCCGACGAGCGGCTCGACGTCGTCGGGGTGCACGCCGAGGTGGCCGGCTTCCTCGGGTACGACGACCCCGCGCTGCTGGTCGGACGGCGCGTGCTCGCGATCGTCCCGCACCGCTTCCACCAGGCCCACGTCGCCGGCACCACGATGCACGGCGCCAACGGCCGCGACGTGCTGCTGGGGCGCGTGGTCGAGGTCCCGGTGCTGCGCGCCGACGGCGCCGAGGTGCCGGCGCGCTTCGAGATCTCCGCCCAGCGCCTCGAGAGCGGCGAGCGGGTGTTCGTGGCCCGCTTCGACCTGCCCGACCCGGTGGCCTGAGCGGCCCGACCGTCAGGCCTGATCGTCAGGCCCGATCGTCAGGGACGATCGTCAGGGACGGCCCAGCCAGGCGACGAGCTCGTCGGCCAGGTCGCGCTGCTCGGGCAGGCCGGGGAAGAGCGCCCAGTCGTGCGGCAGCCCCTCGCGCACCCGCAGCTCGAGGTCGGTGCCCTCGGCGCGCGCGGCCCGCTCGGCCAGCCGTTCGCACTGCGGCCAGAAGAGCTCGCGGGTGCCGACGAGCGTCAGCACCCGGCCCAGCCGCGCGAGGTCGCCGAGCCCGGGGGAGACGCGCGGGTCGTCGAGGCCGTGCGGGCCGGCGTACAACCGGGCCGCGCCGTGCAGGGCGCGGCGGCTCAGCAGCGGGTCCAGCCGGTCCGCGGCGACGGTGCCGGCGTC
This Nocardioides dokdonensis FR1436 DNA region includes the following protein-coding sequences:
- a CDS encoding ATP-binding protein encodes the protein MSTSMLSEQQVLPAEPRSAQVARRLVRRMLEEAGAPHLAEATELAVSELVTNAVVHAGGDVHLKVRCDPRLVRVEVGDASTHRPVPRSWTTTSGTGRGLHLLTDYVDAWDVEIHPGVGKTVWFEIGESTATSGHGEGAPSDHGLVGVLDVELLEVPLLMHRAWQEHATGLLREHLLLRLETDPRALDDHAAASDALSLLHEQLPLPRLFHEDDVLMSEAVEPGVTESRLVLQVPAASVPHFAVLASTLGSALAAARAGHLLAPPTQPEIERMRDWLCGEVLGQAQGATPNPWRSTGMDLAGPSRSPLLGRASVARLVGSATVLVADERLDVVGVHAEVAGFLGYDDPALLVGRRVLAIVPHRFHQAHVAGTTMHGANGRDVLLGRVVEVPVLRADGAEVPARFEISAQRLESGERVFVARFDLPDPVA
- a CDS encoding alcohol dehydrogenase catalytic domain-containing protein — translated: MRAVDCHAGRLEVVDLPDPAPGRGQLVLAVRRCGICGSDLHAKEHGDALAEVMDELGYAHSIRRDNHVVLGHEIVGEVVGRGRGAGRGLREGDLVVPFPLVRDSAGVHPTGLSPRAPGGYAEQVLVEGALSFKVPNGLDAETAVLTEPMAVALHAVNRGDVGRKDVAVVLGCGPVGLAVILQLKARGVRRIVASDYSAGRRALALACGADTVVDPAEESPYDAAAAAGWMRSAPQVLDHAVDSMRRLRRLPGWVHLYRAADALGAADITGPVVFECVGVPGMIEGVVSAAPIGTRVVVVGVCMGEDRLRPTMAINKEVDLRFVLAYTPLELRDALHQLAEGEIDASPLVTGRVGLDGVASAFTALGDPDAHAKILIDPSSSATTAG